A genomic segment from Nitrospirota bacterium encodes:
- a CDS encoding Fe-Mn family superoxide dismutase, translated as MAYEARNFDHLLGTEGLSDALLKNHFTLYQGYVNNVNKALEKLREQLGEGKTGQPDYAEVKRRLGWEFNGMRLHEYYFGGLKKGGSQPDKGSALYKKMEQDFGGFENWEKDFRGVGGMRGIGWAALYYDKQGDRLINFWIDEHDKGHPGGQALIMIMDVFEHAFMLDYGTKKAGYIDAYFKAIDWGEISRRFDSVK; from the coding sequence ATGGCATACGAGGCAAGAAATTTCGACCATCTGCTGGGCACCGAAGGCCTCAGTGACGCGTTGCTCAAGAACCATTTCACCCTTTACCAGGGGTATGTAAACAATGTCAACAAGGCATTGGAGAAGTTGCGGGAGCAGCTTGGGGAGGGAAAGACCGGCCAGCCGGACTATGCGGAAGTCAAGCGCCGCCTGGGTTGGGAGTTCAACGGCATGCGCTTGCACGAATATTATTTCGGTGGCCTGAAAAAAGGCGGTTCCCAGCCGGATAAAGGTTCCGCGCTTTATAAAAAGATGGAACAAGACTTCGGCGGGTTTGAAAACTGGGAGAAGGATTTCCGCGGGGTGGGCGGCATGCGCGGCATTGGCTGGGCGGCCTTGTATTACGACAAGCAGGGAGACAGGCTTATAAATTTCTGGATTGACGAGCACGACAAAGGCCACCCCGGCGGGCAAGCGCTGATTATGATTATGGATGTGTTTGAGCACGCTTTCATGCTTGACTACGGCACCAAGAAGGCGGGATACATAGATGCCTATTTTAAGGCGATTGACTGGGGGGAGATAAGCAGGAGATTTGACTCCGTTAAATAA
- a CDS encoding YajD family HNH nuclease, which produces MARDRHRRRTPRRAEGRSVEDIVRQLREAGKSSPEYREQSLRIHGLVCAKCGRQFDEKDRHLLTVHHKDGNPRNNPPDGSNWENLCVYCHQEEHSRGLLGDYLSGD; this is translated from the coding sequence ATGGCTCGGGATCGGCATAGGAGAAGGACGCCCCGAAGGGCCGAGGGCAGGTCCGTGGAGGACATCGTCCGGCAGCTCAGGGAGGCCGGGAAGTCCTCGCCGGAGTACCGGGAGCAGTCCCTTCGCATCCACGGCTTGGTCTGCGCAAAGTGCGGGAGGCAGTTCGACGAGAAGGACCGCCATCTCCTCACCGTCCACCACAAGGACGGAAACCCCCGGAACAACCCGCCTGACGGCTCTAACTGGGAGAACCTCTGCGTCTACTGCCACCAGGAGGAGCACAGCCGGGGCCTCCTCGGGGACTACCTGAGCGGGGACTGA
- a CDS encoding PilZ domain-containing protein, with translation MQRPRSPEGAEKRRELRQPWSSAIVLARASSRPNGGRKPWAAALDISPGGISLFTNQWVLPGASYELRRSAPSLVPPREARAVWCLRVGEGLYRAGFAFRTDN, from the coding sequence GTGCAGAGACCGAGGAGCCCCGAAGGAGCCGAGAAGCGCCGGGAACTGCGCCAGCCGTGGTCCTCCGCAATCGTCCTAGCCCGTGCATCCTCCCGGCCCAACGGCGGCCGAAAGCCCTGGGCCGCCGCCCTGGACATCTCCCCCGGAGGGATAAGCCTTTTTACCAATCAGTGGGTGCTCCCGGGCGCCTCCTACGAGCTTCGCCGCTCCGCTCCCTCTCTGGTGCCGCCCCGGGAGGCGCGGGCCGTCTGGTGCCTGCGGGTGGGCGAGGGCCTGTATCGCGCCGGGTTCGCCTTTCGAACCGACAACTGA
- a CDS encoding DUF3524 domain-containing protein has translation MSAFGGKPKDRLRVLVLEPYYGGSHRAFLEGLAAHLPFAFELLALPARKWKWRMRLAAPHFARLLRERKERFDRILCSPYLDAAAFKGLAPARLQGVPLLTYFHENQFAYPVQVRDERDMHFALTNVTTALASDGIAFNSRHNKESFLRGARGLLRRAGDMRLEDPLGEIRAKAGVLPPGVDYTDIDREKPPDAPKAPATVLWNHRWEHDKDPELFFRTLLELAQEGVDFGVVVVGESFQRRPEIFREARERLGRRILRMGHVKSTRQYARWLRRGQVAVSTARHEFFGMAVLEAVRAGCRPLLPRRLSYPEIFPGKYLYGEGEFKDRLKEALAGAERLDPAEAARLTEPYRWETLVPLYEEWLRSGKLP, from the coding sequence ATGTCCGCCTTCGGAGGAAAACCAAAGGACCGTCTCCGGGTCCTCGTCCTCGAGCCCTATTACGGCGGCTCCCACAGGGCCTTCCTCGAGGGGCTTGCGGCCCACCTGCCCTTTGCGTTCGAGCTCCTCGCTCTTCCGGCACGGAAATGGAAGTGGAGGATGCGCCTGGCCGCGCCCCACTTCGCCCGGCTCCTCAGGGAGAGGAAAGAGCGCTTCGACCGCATCCTCTGCTCCCCGTATCTGGACGCGGCCGCATTCAAGGGCCTGGCCCCCGCCCGCCTCCAGGGGGTGCCCCTTCTTACCTACTTCCACGAGAACCAGTTCGCCTATCCCGTCCAGGTCCGGGACGAGAGGGACATGCACTTCGCCCTGACCAACGTGACCACGGCGCTGGCTTCCGACGGCATAGCCTTCAACTCCCGACACAACAAGGAGAGCTTCCTCCGGGGGGCCCGAGGCCTCCTGCGCCGGGCCGGTGACATGCGCCTGGAGGACCCGCTGGGCGAGATACGGGCAAAGGCCGGGGTTCTCCCGCCGGGCGTGGATTATACGGACATCGACCGGGAGAAACCCCCGGACGCCCCGAAAGCGCCCGCGACGGTGCTCTGGAACCACCGCTGGGAGCACGACAAGGACCCGGAGCTTTTCTTCCGGACGCTCCTTGAGCTCGCTCAAGAGGGGGTGGACTTCGGGGTGGTCGTGGTCGGGGAGAGCTTCCAGCGGAGGCCGGAGATATTCCGCGAGGCCCGGGAGAGGCTGGGCCGCCGCATCCTTCGGATGGGCCATGTGAAAAGCACAAGGCAGTACGCCAGGTGGCTCCGGCGGGGGCAGGTGGCCGTCTCCACGGCCCGGCACGAGTTTTTCGGCATGGCGGTGCTCGAAGCGGTCCGCGCGGGATGCCGTCCCCTTCTGCCCCGGAGGCTCTCCTATCCGGAGATTTTTCCAGGGAAGTACCTTTACGGGGAGGGGGAGTTCAAGGACAGGCTCAAAGAGGCCCTCGCAGGAGCAGAGAGGCTCGACCCCGCCGAGGCGGCGCGCCTTACCGAGCCCTATCGGTGGGAGACCCTGGTGCCTCTTTATGAGGAATGGCTCCGGAGCGGCAAACTTCCCTGA
- a CDS encoding nitrous oxide-stimulated promoter family protein, which yields MDVETRPAEGRRIRREKKTMAAMVRMYCRAHHRAGARCVEPAFSPEACEPWQPEDAGGGEGSALCGECEEFLAYAYRRLEHCRYGGSKPACGKCPVHCYMPSMRRRAVEVMRFSGPRMSSRHPYFAFMHLLDGLRRPPTAPPSKKQ from the coding sequence ATGGATGTCGAGACCCGTCCCGCCGAGGGACGCCGCATCCGCAGGGAGAAGAAGACCATGGCGGCCATGGTGCGGATGTATTGCCGCGCCCATCACAGGGCGGGCGCGAGGTGTGTGGAGCCCGCCTTTTCCCCGGAGGCCTGCGAGCCCTGGCAGCCGGAAGACGCCGGCGGGGGCGAGGGAAGCGCCCTGTGCGGGGAGTGCGAGGAATTTCTGGCCTATGCGTACCGGCGGCTCGAGCACTGCCGCTACGGGGGGAGCAAGCCCGCCTGCGGGAAATGCCCCGTGCACTGCTACATGCCCTCCATGCGCCGGCGGGCCGTCGAGGTGATGCGCTTCTCCGGTCCCCGCATGAGCAGCCGCCACCCGTACTTCGCTTTCATGCACCTGCTGGACGGCCTCAGGCGGCCGCCCACCGCCCCCCCATCGAAGAAGCAATAG